The Halosimplex litoreum genome has a window encoding:
- a CDS encoding DUF3060 domain-containing protein, with amino-acid sequence MSDTSDASTERYSGDVRLAGSHEAPVGLRGAADVFVGPDGVAGTLRLADAEYVYTDVVPPGDGGNDPTESAPDAATEVTGDIEDGYVEGATGDVVIRGVEDVFVAGGAAEAIDPAGAEQVFHDGAATPTADPAGYDVTVTGWDHTRDARDPRDGVSVRGAKNTVEVTEGKHDLTVYVVGWDNEVRIEGRGVDATVFFVGRDNRVSVGPYVSVTTAAESGFDNVVDSDPVPPEAVVQTSKEEAHADATIGRHRITWQEPAPDKDWCPNCGEDADAVIARRQKDALFLFGTAVRTYDDGGVSYECERCSRHVAGDVALDADERRDALR; translated from the coding sequence ATGAGCGATACCTCCGACGCCAGCACCGAGCGCTACTCCGGCGACGTGCGACTCGCCGGCAGTCACGAGGCGCCGGTCGGTCTCCGCGGCGCCGCGGACGTGTTCGTCGGTCCCGACGGCGTCGCCGGGACCCTCCGCCTGGCCGACGCCGAGTACGTCTACACGGACGTCGTCCCACCCGGCGACGGCGGGAACGACCCCACCGAGAGCGCTCCCGACGCGGCGACCGAAGTCACGGGCGACATCGAGGACGGCTACGTCGAGGGTGCCACCGGCGACGTCGTGATCCGGGGCGTCGAAGACGTGTTCGTCGCGGGCGGCGCCGCCGAGGCGATAGACCCGGCGGGTGCCGAGCAGGTGTTCCACGACGGCGCCGCGACGCCGACCGCGGATCCGGCGGGCTACGACGTGACCGTCACCGGCTGGGACCACACCCGCGACGCTCGCGACCCGCGCGACGGCGTGAGCGTCCGCGGCGCGAAAAACACCGTCGAGGTGACCGAGGGCAAACACGACCTGACCGTCTACGTCGTCGGCTGGGACAACGAGGTCCGCATCGAGGGACGAGGCGTCGACGCCACCGTCTTCTTCGTCGGCCGCGACAACCGCGTGAGCGTCGGTCCGTACGTCTCCGTCACGACCGCCGCCGAGAGCGGTTTCGACAACGTCGTCGACTCGGACCCCGTCCCGCCCGAGGCCGTCGTCCAGACCTCGAAAGAGGAGGCCCACGCCGACGCGACGATCGGCCGCCACCGCATCACCTGGCAGGAGCCCGCCCCCGACAAGGACTGGTGTCCCAACTGCGGGGAGGACGCCGACGCCGTCATCGCGCGCCGCCAGAAGGACGCCCTGTTCCTGTTCGGGACCGCCGTCCGCACCTACGACGACGGCGGCGTCTCCTACGAGTGCGAACGCTGTAGTCGCCACGTCGCCGGCGACGTGGCCCTCGACGCCGACGAGCGGCGGGACGCGCTGCGGTAG
- a CDS encoding AEC family transporter, which translates to MEVYARLGYLLALLLAGVAARRVGLLTERRTGWLNDIAFYVALPALVFSSTYDRPLGELVSPALVGGVLLVFATVIGVAWLVHGRRASRGQRSVAVVQSYHSNLGFLGLPLVEATLGGAASGTAAVVLGIGVLVQTPLTVGSLIAINDADAAVADELRGVVTNPVLIALVAGLAVSTAGFGVPTIAATGLGAVSELALPVALLCVGASLEVVDADVDYGLTGTVVATKIGLMPAVAWVVFTLLAVDATAATAVVVMLGMPSAVSTYVYATELGGDAQLASLNVFATTLASLGTVGVILQVMG; encoded by the coding sequence ATGGAGGTGTACGCGCGGCTGGGCTACCTGCTCGCGCTGTTGCTCGCCGGCGTCGCCGCCCGTCGAGTCGGCCTGCTGACCGAGCGCCGGACGGGGTGGCTCAACGACATCGCCTTCTACGTCGCCCTGCCCGCGCTCGTCTTCTCCTCGACGTACGACCGCCCGCTGGGCGAACTCGTCTCGCCGGCGCTGGTCGGCGGTGTCCTGCTGGTGTTCGCGACCGTCATCGGCGTCGCCTGGCTGGTTCACGGCCGCCGCGCCTCCCGGGGCCAGCGCAGCGTCGCCGTCGTCCAGTCCTATCACTCGAATCTCGGATTCCTCGGACTCCCCCTGGTGGAGGCGACGCTCGGCGGCGCCGCGAGCGGGACCGCCGCGGTCGTCCTCGGCATCGGCGTGCTCGTCCAGACGCCGCTCACCGTGGGCTCGCTGATCGCCATCAACGACGCCGACGCCGCGGTCGCCGACGAACTCCGCGGCGTCGTCACCAACCCCGTTCTGATCGCGCTCGTCGCCGGCCTCGCCGTTTCGACGGCCGGCTTCGGGGTCCCCACCATTGCGGCGACCGGGCTCGGTGCCGTCTCCGAACTGGCCTTGCCCGTCGCGCTGCTGTGTGTCGGCGCTTCGCTCGAAGTCGTCGACGCCGACGTGGACTACGGGCTGACGGGCACGGTCGTCGCGACGAAGATCGGCCTGATGCCCGCCGTCGCCTGGGTGGTGTTCACCCTGCTGGCCGTCGACGCCACCGCCGCGACCGCCGTCGTCGTCATGCTCGGGATGCCCTCCGCGGTTTCGACGTACGTCTACGCGACGGAGTTGGGCGGCGACGCCCAGTTGGCCTCGCTCAACGTCTTCGCGACCACGCTCGCCTCGCTGGGGACCGTCGGCGTCATCCTGCAAGTGATGGGGTAG
- a CDS encoding spermidine synthase, with amino-acid sequence MVRDSDDDAGRADAPPGRSADDEPSLSSGPRLTDRRLLLGLTFVVAFCSIAYELVYSELLTVFYGGTVLRYSITIGLYLFSMGVGSFLSAHLDDPAGNFLRTEVYLALAGPAGAGFMIALNAFPDVTLTVGRLALKEPLTLGLAHVPILVVGVLSGFEIPLLNELVEHREETLFAALGGVYPRRVVRGVLGVFFSVSEAEGRSFSEVLGVDYLGGLAGTVVYALVLYPRYGLVVSVLVLGLLNGLAALAFAAWSARAPAARGADRSFSLARWRGVVLAGLLLTGTYGGLVANAGVVDRTVTGAYMGDRIESEYQPGKAEVTVTGFERTRYQRITTYRRDVAGDPGTETCLRLDGAIQLCESWVDSYHAGLVDVPLSAYVDRSGTVRASPGSDGRASDVARTGSDGTDTARTDPETAGNASFDVLLVGGGDYIAVDRLRDYEVSVDQVDIDGEFLAYSRNESRFARYNDDAFEYDRLNTTVGDAYNYLRGTERRYDLVLLDVPGARSDDALSLYSTEFYRLLRGHLTDRGVVATWAYSKYWFPQHHKVYVETVREAGFDRYLPYSVYEDPDGDDELERGERFYLLSDGPAPKPNVSRARSDYLDAVADRFERLDWRPIPAYRGVEPNSVFDPNYDVIVDP; translated from the coding sequence ATGGTCCGCGACAGCGACGACGACGCCGGCCGGGCGGACGCACCACCGGGCCGTTCAGCCGACGACGAGCCGTCGCTGTCTTCGGGTCCTCGCCTCACCGACCGGCGACTGTTGCTCGGGCTCACCTTCGTCGTCGCGTTCTGCTCGATCGCCTACGAACTGGTCTACTCGGAGCTGCTGACGGTGTTCTACGGCGGCACGGTCCTGCGCTACTCGATCACCATCGGCCTGTACCTGTTCTCGATGGGCGTCGGATCCTTCCTCTCGGCCCACCTCGACGACCCCGCGGGGAACTTCCTCCGGACGGAGGTGTACCTCGCGCTGGCCGGCCCCGCCGGCGCGGGGTTCATGATCGCGCTGAACGCGTTCCCCGACGTGACCCTGACCGTCGGTCGGCTCGCGCTGAAGGAGCCGCTGACGCTCGGGCTCGCCCACGTGCCGATCCTGGTCGTCGGCGTGCTCTCTGGGTTCGAGATTCCGCTGTTGAACGAGCTGGTCGAGCACCGCGAAGAGACGCTGTTCGCCGCGCTCGGTGGCGTCTACCCCCGAAGGGTCGTCCGCGGCGTCCTCGGTGTGTTCTTCTCGGTCTCCGAGGCGGAGGGGCGGTCGTTCTCGGAGGTGCTGGGCGTCGACTACCTCGGCGGCCTCGCCGGGACGGTCGTCTACGCGCTGGTCCTGTACCCCCGCTACGGCCTCGTCGTGTCCGTGCTGGTGCTCGGACTGCTGAACGGGCTCGCCGCGCTGGCGTTCGCGGCGTGGTCGGCTCGGGCGCCGGCCGCCCGCGGCGCCGACCGGTCGTTCTCGCTGGCGCGGTGGCGCGGGGTCGTCCTCGCGGGACTGCTGCTGACCGGCACCTACGGCGGGCTGGTCGCCAACGCCGGTGTCGTCGACCGGACGGTCACCGGCGCGTACATGGGCGACCGCATCGAGAGCGAGTACCAGCCCGGTAAGGCCGAAGTGACCGTCACCGGCTTCGAACGCACCCGCTACCAGCGGATCACCACCTACCGCCGCGACGTGGCCGGCGACCCCGGTACGGAGACCTGTCTCCGCCTCGACGGCGCGATCCAGCTCTGTGAGAGCTGGGTCGACTCCTACCACGCCGGCCTCGTCGACGTGCCGCTGTCGGCCTACGTCGACCGGTCGGGGACCGTCCGCGCGAGCCCGGGGTCAGACGGGCGGGCGAGCGACGTCGCCCGGACCGGCTCCGACGGGACCGACACTGCACGCACCGACCCGGAGACGGCCGGGAACGCGTCGTTCGACGTGTTGCTCGTCGGCGGCGGCGACTACATCGCCGTCGACCGCCTGCGCGACTACGAGGTGAGCGTCGACCAGGTCGACATCGACGGGGAGTTTCTCGCGTACTCGCGAAACGAGTCGCGCTTCGCCCGCTACAACGACGACGCCTTCGAGTACGACCGCCTGAACACCACCGTCGGCGACGCCTACAACTACCTCCGCGGCACCGAGCGGCGCTACGACCTGGTCCTGCTGGACGTGCCGGGCGCTCGCAGCGACGACGCCCTGTCGCTGTACTCGACGGAGTTCTACCGCCTGCTCCGGGGCCACCTGACCGACCGCGGGGTCGTCGCCACCTGGGCGTACTCGAAGTACTGGTTCCCCCAGCACCACAAGGTGTACGTCGAGACCGTCCGCGAGGCCGGCTTCGACCGGTATCTCCCCTACTCGGTGTACGAGGACCCGGACGGCGACGACGAGCTGGAACGCGGCGAGCGGTTCTACCTGCTTTCGGACGGCCCGGCACCGAAACCGAACGTCTCCCGCGCCCGCAGCGACTACCTCGACGCCGTCGCCGACCGCTTCGAGCGACTGGACTGGCGGCCGATCCCGGCCTACCGCGGCGTCGAACCGAACAGCGTCTTCGACCCCAACTACGACGTGATCGTCGACCCATGA
- a CDS encoding cupin domain-containing protein → MGYHHVDPDDLDSTPDYPCDRREISDAAELAALHLATYEMAPGEQLPRVYHYHDSREEAFYVISGTLHVETPEAEFVVEESEVFVAEPESPHRAYNPEDAEESVRVLGTGAPKSDIAHPYDPDDEE, encoded by the coding sequence ATGGGCTACCACCACGTCGACCCCGACGACCTCGATTCGACGCCGGACTACCCCTGCGACCGCCGCGAGATCTCCGACGCGGCGGAACTGGCGGCGCTGCACCTCGCGACCTACGAGATGGCGCCCGGCGAGCAACTCCCCCGGGTGTACCACTACCACGACAGCCGCGAGGAGGCCTTCTACGTGATTTCGGGGACGCTGCACGTCGAGACGCCGGAGGCGGAGTTCGTCGTCGAGGAAAGCGAGGTGTTCGTCGCCGAACCGGAGAGCCCCCACCGCGCGTACAATCCCGAAGACGCCGAGGAGTCCGTTCGTGTGCTGGGGACCGGCGCGCCGAAGTCGGATATCGCCCACCCGTACGACCCCGACGACGAGGAGTGA
- a CDS encoding twin-arginine translocation signal domain-containing protein, giving the protein MKRRSFVRGSAGLAVGAALTGCLGTGGSNSPPPRKSDVFADVALQETTLQIQLLSEIEIETRRQNQSNLGGGAVAALLPVGRARAAKGAAGRGTGGYSSAPKHSRHGWAIWHGGAYSDDWRDDHDDELRMADASVATLGVAYLGTDDEYENDAPGPGPGSVSWDETWDDPEGGADLTADLTGVSPGDAVREGWYRVGTELVSADGSTNYGWQAVDMEVDSGLGGAQMDKAWYVKPRV; this is encoded by the coding sequence ATGAAGCGCAGAAGCTTCGTACGCGGCAGTGCCGGGCTGGCGGTCGGTGCGGCGCTGACCGGCTGCCTTGGGACCGGGGGGAGCAACTCCCCGCCGCCCAGAAAGTCCGACGTGTTCGCGGACGTCGCCCTCCAAGAGACGACGCTGCAGATCCAGTTGCTGTCCGAGATCGAGATCGAGACGCGCCGGCAGAACCAGAGCAACCTCGGCGGCGGGGCGGTCGCCGCGCTCCTTCCGGTCGGTCGCGCTCGCGCGGCAAAGGGCGCCGCCGGTCGCGGCACCGGCGGCTACTCCTCGGCACCGAAACACTCGCGCCACGGGTGGGCCATCTGGCACGGCGGGGCCTACAGCGACGACTGGCGGGACGACCACGACGACGAGTTGCGGATGGCCGACGCCTCGGTCGCGACGCTCGGCGTCGCCTACCTGGGGACCGACGACGAGTACGAGAACGACGCGCCGGGACCCGGTCCCGGGTCGGTGTCCTGGGACGAGACCTGGGACGACCCGGAGGGCGGCGCCGACCTGACGGCCGACCTCACCGGGGTCTCGCCCGGCGACGCCGTCCGCGAGGGCTGGTACCGGGTCGGGACGGAACTGGTCTCCGCGGACGGCTCGACGAACTACGGCTGGCAGGCCGTCGACATGGAGGTCGACAGCGGTCTCGGCGGCGCGCAGATGGACAAGGCCTGGTACGTCAAGCCCAGAGTGTGA